From Paenibacillus graminis, a single genomic window includes:
- the queA gene encoding tRNA preQ1(34) S-adenosylmethionine ribosyltransferase-isomerase QueA, translating to MNVDDYDFHLPEELIAQTPLSDRSASRLLLVNKENGQLEHRHFTDILEQFQPGDTLVLNDTRVIPARLFGVKEDTGAKAEVLLLKNLGEDRWEALVKPGKKLKTGAVIIFSEELRAIIEDEADMGGRTLRFIYTGIFQEILDRLGSMPLPPYIKETLDDRERYQTVYAKHEGSAAAPTAGLHFTRELLEQIKAKGVTIAYITLHVGLGTFRPMSVEKVEEHVMHAEYFVLSQETADVLNAARARGGRIIAVGTTSCRTLETVGRQAEGGPIQECSGWTDIFIYPGYKFTVVNALITNFHLPKSTLVMLVSALAGRENILAAYEAAIQQQYRFFSFGDAMFIY from the coding sequence ATGAATGTTGACGATTATGACTTCCATTTGCCGGAGGAGCTCATCGCCCAGACTCCGCTGTCCGACCGCAGTGCATCGCGGCTGCTGCTCGTGAACAAGGAGAATGGCCAACTGGAGCATCGGCATTTTACGGATATACTGGAACAATTTCAGCCGGGAGATACGCTGGTTCTGAATGATACACGGGTGATTCCCGCCCGGCTCTTCGGCGTTAAGGAAGACACCGGTGCGAAGGCGGAGGTCCTGCTGCTGAAGAATCTGGGCGAAGACCGCTGGGAAGCGCTGGTGAAGCCCGGCAAGAAGTTGAAGACCGGAGCTGTGATCATCTTCAGCGAGGAACTTCGGGCAATTATTGAAGATGAGGCTGACATGGGTGGACGGACACTCCGCTTCATCTATACAGGAATATTCCAGGAAATTCTGGACAGGCTGGGAAGCATGCCGCTTCCGCCGTATATCAAGGAGACCCTGGATGACCGCGAGCGTTACCAGACGGTGTATGCCAAGCATGAGGGTTCGGCGGCTGCGCCGACCGCAGGCCTGCATTTCACCCGTGAGCTGCTGGAGCAAATCAAGGCTAAAGGTGTGACGATTGCCTATATTACGCTTCATGTCGGACTTGGAACCTTCCGTCCCATGTCGGTAGAGAAGGTAGAAGAGCATGTAATGCATGCCGAGTATTTCGTCTTGTCCCAGGAGACAGCGGATGTGCTCAATGCTGCCAGAGCCCGGGGCGGAAGGATCATAGCTGTGGGCACAACGTCCTGCCGGACACTGGAAACGGTTGGCAGACAGGCCGAAGGCGGTCCGATTCAAGAATGCAGCGGCTGGACGGATATTTTTATCTATCCGGGCTACAAATTCACCGTTGTAAACGCACTGATTACCAATTTTCATCTGCCCAAATCCACATTGGTGATGCTGGTGAGCGCCTTGGCCGGACGGGAGAATATTCTGGCCGCCTATGAAGCCGCGATTCAGCAGCAATACCGCTTTTTCAGCTTCGGCGATGCAATGTTTATTTATTAA
- a CDS encoding SpoIID/LytB domain-containing protein, with protein sequence MNLAKWKKTGMSLLAGALMTGGLLLPAADSHADPNATIRVALYADIGSKYKSTVPFVTLSSTVGFSLMSGSTPLLPIPANNRIRISLDGYKVKVMDSPTWQAAAEAAKKLQSTSDKPMLFVASRNGATVYQLYTGPYTSESAAREGLNRVSKAGLSLAEGQTPALAGSKHLSAGSFATLEEADAVVSTITAAGFDAWKTLTSGPAGSAQVEVWVGEAASDSDLAALRTAVTAALPQLAVSAGATTTPGMMIRTDAGLDWSSESQAFHYQVSGTGAKFMASGNSAGIQIAERSKRIYRGNLELSGLAGSLAVINEVPLEQYLYAVVGGEVSSGWPEEALKAQAVAARSYALSQGNRFDVANVVDTTLSQVYNGIGAEAPVITKSVDATAGEVLMSGSKIVEAVFSSNSGGVTADPSEVWGNGGTTFVSVASAEDSAAAAASKKWYYLLLDSGVSGYAREDNIQLTGSKTASGLVIATASTKDVNIRPLPVVESGASPLGKLNPGENAVVLDQFYENGSYSWVKGPYTSAELLKSLSGKVSSSLPSSISSLQVSQRGPSGRVTQVKANGEILQVKYPDLFRSAFGGLPSTLFDIVPAGSYTVLGADGSTSTVDSSQSAGVLSASGKVTANGSGTVVMGADASSRVVTTSPGFYFIGWGNGHGLGMSQWGVKGMADKGYDYKQILQHYFNNVTIVKE encoded by the coding sequence ATGAATCTTGCCAAGTGGAAAAAGACAGGAATGAGCCTGCTTGCAGGTGCCCTGATGACAGGCGGCCTCCTGCTTCCTGCCGCTGACAGCCATGCCGATCCGAACGCAACTATCCGGGTTGCGCTATATGCCGATATTGGCAGCAAATACAAATCTACCGTCCCTTTCGTGACGCTGAGCTCGACTGTGGGCTTTAGCCTGATGTCCGGCAGTACGCCGCTGCTGCCCATTCCGGCCAATAACAGAATCCGCATCAGTCTCGACGGATACAAGGTCAAGGTGATGGACAGTCCTACATGGCAGGCAGCTGCAGAAGCTGCCAAGAAGCTTCAATCGACCTCTGATAAGCCGATGTTATTTGTGGCTTCACGCAATGGTGCGACAGTCTACCAGCTGTACACCGGCCCGTACACCAGTGAAAGTGCTGCCAGGGAAGGGCTGAACCGGGTAAGCAAAGCAGGCCTGTCCCTTGCTGAAGGGCAGACTCCTGCCTTGGCTGGAAGCAAACATCTGTCTGCTGGCTCCTTTGCTACTCTTGAAGAAGCGGATGCTGTGGTCAGTACGATTACTGCGGCCGGCTTTGATGCCTGGAAGACGCTGACAAGCGGACCAGCCGGCAGCGCGCAAGTAGAAGTATGGGTCGGAGAAGCGGCAAGCGACAGTGATCTGGCCGCGCTGCGGACTGCAGTTACAGCTGCGCTTCCGCAGCTTGCCGTATCCGCCGGGGCAACGACCACACCGGGGATGATGATCCGCACGGATGCAGGATTGGACTGGAGCAGCGAGAGCCAGGCATTCCACTATCAGGTATCCGGCACAGGAGCCAAGTTCATGGCCTCGGGCAATTCCGCAGGGATTCAAATCGCCGAGCGTTCCAAACGTATTTACCGCGGGAATCTGGAACTCAGCGGGCTTGCGGGATCCCTTGCTGTCATTAACGAAGTTCCGCTGGAGCAGTATTTGTATGCGGTAGTCGGCGGAGAAGTTTCATCGGGCTGGCCCGAAGAAGCGCTTAAAGCCCAGGCCGTGGCTGCACGGAGCTATGCGCTGTCGCAGGGCAACCGCTTTGACGTGGCGAATGTGGTGGATACCACCCTCAGCCAGGTATACAACGGCATTGGTGCTGAAGCACCGGTAATTACTAAGTCAGTAGATGCTACTGCCGGGGAGGTGCTGATGAGCGGCAGCAAGATTGTGGAGGCCGTATTTTCCTCCAATAGCGGCGGTGTGACCGCCGACCCTTCCGAGGTATGGGGCAACGGAGGCACCACCTTTGTCAGTGTTGCCAGTGCCGAAGACTCCGCTGCAGCAGCGGCATCGAAGAAATGGTATTACTTGCTGCTGGACAGCGGCGTCTCGGGTTACGCCCGGGAGGACAATATCCAATTAACCGGCAGCAAGACAGCGTCAGGCCTGGTTATAGCTACTGCGAGCACCAAAGATGTGAATATCCGCCCGCTGCCTGTCGTTGAGAGCGGTGCAAGTCCGCTCGGCAAGCTGAACCCCGGCGAAAATGCCGTAGTTCTGGATCAGTTCTATGAGAACGGAAGCTACAGCTGGGTTAAGGGGCCCTACACTTCTGCGGAGCTGCTAAAAAGCCTGTCGGGCAAGGTCAGCAGTTCACTGCCCTCTTCCATCAGCAGTCTGCAGGTTTCGCAGCGCGGTCCTTCGGGAAGAGTCACACAAGTAAAAGCCAACGGGGAGATTCTGCAGGTGAAATATCCCGATCTGTTCCGTTCGGCGTTCGGCGGATTGCCGAGTACTTTGTTTGATATTGTACCTGCCGGCAGTTATACTGTATTAGGCGCTGACGGCTCAACGTCAACGGTTGACAGCTCCCAGAGCGCCGGAGTACTCTCTGCGTCGGGCAAAGTGACTGCGAATGGCAGCGGTACGGTAGTTATGGGCGCAGATGCTTCGTCCAGAGTAGTCACGACCAGCCCCGGATTTTATTTTATCGGCTGGGGGAACGGCCATGGGCTTGGCATGTCCCAATGGGGTGTGAAGGGCATGGCGGACAAAGGGTATGATTATAAGCAAATATTGCAACACTATTTTAATAACGTTACTATAGTTAAGGAATGA
- the ruvB gene encoding Holliday junction branch migration DNA helicase RuvB: MDDRIISANLMMDEQAVELSLRPRYLGEYIGQNQVKENLKIYIEAAKMRSEALDHVLLYGPPGLGKTTLANIIANELGVNLRTTSGPAIERPGDLAALLTNLQQGDVLFIDEIHRLHRTVEEVMYPAMEDFALDIMIGKGPSARSVRLDLPPFTLIGATTRAGLLSAPLRDRFGVVSRLEYYTIDELSFIVSRNAELLGIEILGDAAEEIALRSRGTPRIANRLLKRVRDFAQVRGDGIITPEIAGESLKMLQVDPRGLDSIDHKMLHSMISSFRGGPVGLDTIAATIGEESQTIEDVYEPYLLQIGFLQRTPRGRVVTPAAYQHLGLPLPPQPQ, translated from the coding sequence ATGGATGACCGGATTATATCGGCTAACCTGATGATGGACGAGCAGGCGGTGGAATTAAGTCTGCGCCCCCGCTATCTGGGAGAGTATATCGGACAGAACCAGGTTAAAGAGAATCTGAAAATTTATATAGAAGCTGCCAAAATGCGCAGCGAAGCGCTGGACCATGTGCTGCTGTACGGGCCTCCCGGGCTGGGTAAAACGACACTCGCGAATATTATCGCCAATGAGCTTGGTGTGAACCTCAGGACAACATCCGGGCCTGCCATTGAGCGGCCCGGCGATCTGGCCGCGCTGCTGACCAATCTTCAGCAGGGCGATGTCCTGTTCATTGATGAGATCCACCGGCTGCACCGGACGGTGGAAGAGGTGATGTATCCGGCGATGGAGGATTTCGCGCTGGATATTATGATCGGCAAGGGTCCGAGCGCCCGCTCGGTACGACTGGACCTGCCGCCCTTTACGCTAATCGGCGCCACTACCCGCGCCGGGCTGCTGTCTGCGCCGCTGCGTGACCGCTTCGGTGTGGTCAGCCGGCTGGAGTATTATACGATTGACGAGCTGAGCTTCATTGTTTCCCGCAATGCCGAACTGCTCGGCATTGAGATTCTGGGCGATGCTGCAGAAGAGATCGCTTTGCGGTCCCGGGGAACTCCGCGGATTGCCAACCGCCTGCTGAAGCGGGTCCGCGATTTCGCGCAGGTGCGCGGCGACGGGATCATTACGCCGGAGATTGCCGGAGAATCGCTGAAGATGCTCCAGGTGGACCCGCGCGGACTGGACAGCATCGATCACAAGATGCTTCATTCCATGATCAGTTCCTTCCGCGGCGGACCTGTGGGACTGGATACCATAGCTGCGACGATCGGAGAAGAGAGCCAGACCATTGAGGATGTATATGAGCCTTACCTGCTGCAGATTGGATTTCTGCAGCGGACGCCGCGGGGGAGAGTTGTGACTCCTGCCGCTTATCAGCATTTGGGCCTTCCGCTTCCTCCGCAGCCGCAATAA
- the ruvA gene encoding Holliday junction branch migration protein RuvA, producing MIDYLRGPVVHLEPEYVVVDVQGIGYRVFCPNPYAFAKLEGPVTVYIHYQTREDATLLFGFPTREEQKLFRKLIEVSGIGPRVALGILTGGTPDQLISAIYQENITFLTKLPGIGKKTAQRMILDLRDKLDGLSAVSMQTGLFAVAAEAQAAEEAMPWEEARDGLRALGYTEAELDRVWLTMKKEGADTGPVDVLMKKALGLLYIAK from the coding sequence ATGATAGATTACTTAAGAGGTCCGGTTGTCCATTTGGAGCCGGAATATGTGGTGGTGGATGTCCAGGGCATAGGATACCGGGTGTTCTGCCCGAATCCGTATGCTTTTGCCAAGTTGGAGGGGCCGGTGACGGTCTACATTCATTACCAGACACGCGAGGATGCTACCCTGCTCTTCGGGTTCCCGACAAGAGAAGAGCAGAAGCTGTTCCGCAAGCTGATTGAGGTATCCGGCATTGGCCCGCGCGTAGCCCTGGGGATTCTGACCGGCGGAACACCGGATCAGCTGATCTCCGCGATTTACCAGGAGAATATCACCTTCCTGACCAAGCTCCCGGGGATCGGCAAGAAGACCGCCCAGCGGATGATTCTGGATCTGCGGGACAAGCTGGACGGGTTGAGCGCGGTATCCATGCAGACAGGATTGTTTGCTGTAGCGGCAGAAGCCCAGGCGGCCGAAGAAGCAATGCCTTGGGAGGAAGCGCGGGACGGCCTGAGGGCTCTTGGATATACCGAAGCCGAGCTGGACCGGGTATGGCTGACCATGAAGAAGGAAGGCGCCGATACAGGTCCCGTTGATGTGCTGATGAAGAAGGCGCTGGGGCTGCTGTATATAGCCAAATAG
- the ruvC gene encoding crossover junction endodeoxyribonuclease RuvC — protein MRILGIDPGLAIVGFGFVDKAGNKLTPVQYGCIQTEAHTPEEERLLHVYEGMVQLIDKYQPDAVAVEKLFFSRNVTTALPVAQARGVLILAAVQRGLPVAEYTPMMVKQAVVGYGKAEKKQVQEMVKLLLKLAAVPKPDDVADALAVAVCHAHSVSLNSKLNEVLRK, from the coding sequence TTGCGCATCCTGGGCATTGACCCGGGGCTGGCGATTGTCGGCTTCGGCTTCGTAGATAAGGCAGGTAACAAATTAACGCCGGTGCAGTACGGGTGCATCCAGACGGAGGCGCATACGCCGGAGGAGGAACGTCTGCTGCATGTATACGAGGGTATGGTGCAGCTTATTGATAAATACCAGCCTGATGCGGTCGCGGTGGAGAAGCTGTTTTTCAGCCGCAATGTGACGACGGCTCTGCCGGTGGCGCAAGCAAGAGGTGTGCTGATCCTGGCCGCTGTCCAGCGCGGGCTTCCTGTCGCGGAGTATACTCCGATGATGGTGAAGCAGGCTGTGGTGGGCTATGGCAAGGCCGAGAAGAAGCAGGTGCAGGAAATGGTCAAGCTGCTGCTGAAGCTGGCGGCTGTACCGAAGCCTGATGATGTGGCGGATGCGCTGGCGGTGGCGGTATGCCACGCCCATTCGGTGAGTCTTAATTCCAAATTAAATGAGGTATTGCGAAAATGA
- a CDS encoding BofC C-terminal domain-containing protein, which produces MNAFRLKKQLWRRWRRWKKAPWVGAACIALTLLAWRGMQVPEELSGLLSDTAWNMPDKLSGLQEQGSSGDPGGSVPAAAAVYSHAGEEGTEGTSAPDREQLLETLSQEPVSRTVHLKTTYISGEEIVTLPGDKSLVQLKQVIAAHPDWNGWISADGDLWLEHMVNDLSPQIKKDAFIGVDEHGNLTLFKGPPAEEKVLKTFFQMDMGSMKSSLPDDILEQLHEGIRVQDVEEYNSVLSTFSDYARDSSEQVMQSEE; this is translated from the coding sequence GTGAATGCTTTTCGCTTAAAGAAACAATTGTGGCGGCGTTGGAGACGTTGGAAAAAAGCACCCTGGGTGGGAGCGGCCTGTATAGCCTTGACGCTGCTTGCCTGGCGTGGAATGCAGGTCCCGGAAGAGCTCAGCGGCTTGCTGAGTGATACGGCATGGAATATGCCTGACAAACTGAGCGGGCTGCAGGAACAGGGCTCATCCGGTGATCCGGGCGGAAGCGTGCCGGCTGCAGCGGCTGTGTACAGCCATGCTGGAGAAGAAGGGACTGAAGGGACTTCAGCCCCGGATCGTGAGCAGCTGCTGGAAACCCTTAGCCAGGAACCGGTCAGCCGAACGGTTCACTTGAAGACAACCTATATTTCCGGTGAGGAGATCGTAACCCTTCCCGGGGACAAGTCTCTCGTCCAGCTCAAACAGGTCATTGCTGCACATCCGGACTGGAACGGCTGGATCAGCGCGGACGGGGATCTGTGGTTGGAGCATATGGTCAACGATTTGTCGCCTCAGATTAAGAAAGACGCTTTTATCGGCGTAGACGAGCACGGGAATCTGACCCTGTTCAAAGGTCCTCCTGCGGAGGAGAAGGTGCTGAAAACTTTTTTTCAGATGGACATGGGCTCGATGAAGTCTTCGCTGCCGGATGATATCTTAGAGCAGCTGCATGAAGGCATCCGTGTGCAGGATGTAGAAGAGTACAACAGCGTGCTGTCCACCTTCAGCGATTATGCGCGGGACTCATCGGAACAGGTGATGCAAAGCGAAGAATAA
- a CDS encoding serpin family protein: MVKRIPMLLLVIFLLAGCSQGGTVMSYSERQAAASKLDFRLAQQSNLLGLKLFSQLRDKSGGNLTISPYSIATALALAYNGSAGETAEELGQLLGYSPGELQKLNASQQALLAVMQDAGPGIKLKLANSVWGTSQLPLRKDYLKTGKAYYEAEIRTTDLAAPRSVTEINGWVSKHTEHTITKMLDQPPGPDALGVLVNALYFKGGWKDAFPEENTRQAAFHLSADEAVQVPMMSRNGYYSYAAQEDWQAIRIPYGAEQMDMLVIVPGKHSSLEDLEARLAEGGFPAGEDFENQQGTVGLPRFTASYGTDLKDAVQALGVKQAFDPAKGDFSKLADIPDPIYISKIIHKTYVDVNEKGTEASASTLVEMRMGAAPSVGAPFQMTVDRPFLFVIEDRQTGVWLFLGAIENPLLSH; encoded by the coding sequence ATGGTGAAAAGAATACCCATGCTCCTGCTGGTTATTTTTCTGCTGGCAGGCTGCAGCCAAGGAGGGACTGTGATGAGCTATTCCGAAAGGCAAGCTGCTGCGTCCAAGCTGGATTTCCGGCTGGCGCAGCAGAGCAACCTGCTCGGGCTGAAGCTGTTCAGCCAGCTGAGGGACAAGAGCGGAGGCAATCTGACGATATCGCCTTACAGTATCGCCACCGCCCTGGCACTTGCTTATAATGGCAGCGCCGGTGAGACGGCGGAAGAACTGGGACAGCTGCTCGGTTATTCTCCGGGTGAGCTCCAAAAGCTGAACGCAAGTCAGCAGGCGCTGCTGGCGGTGATGCAGGACGCCGGGCCGGGGATTAAGCTGAAGCTGGCCAATTCCGTCTGGGGCACCTCCCAATTACCGCTGCGCAAAGATTATCTGAAGACCGGAAAAGCTTACTATGAGGCGGAGATCCGTACGACAGACCTTGCCGCACCGCGTTCGGTCACTGAAATTAACGGATGGGTATCCAAGCATACAGAGCATACGATTACGAAAATGCTGGATCAGCCTCCCGGTCCTGACGCCCTGGGTGTACTTGTGAACGCCCTGTATTTCAAGGGCGGCTGGAAGGATGCTTTTCCCGAAGAAAATACCCGGCAGGCAGCATTTCATCTCTCGGCGGATGAGGCGGTACAAGTGCCAATGATGAGCCGTAACGGATATTATTCGTACGCAGCGCAGGAAGACTGGCAAGCCATACGTATTCCCTATGGAGCAGAGCAGATGGATATGCTGGTTATTGTGCCTGGTAAGCACTCTTCATTAGAGGACCTGGAGGCCAGGCTTGCGGAAGGGGGCTTTCCGGCCGGGGAGGATTTTGAGAACCAGCAGGGGACGGTAGGGTTGCCGCGTTTCACGGCCAGCTATGGAACGGACCTGAAAGATGCAGTACAGGCGCTGGGCGTGAAGCAGGCTTTTGATCCGGCAAAAGGCGATTTCTCCAAGCTGGCCGATATTCCCGATCCCATCTATATCAGCAAGATCATTCATAAAACCTATGTCGATGTGAACGAAAAAGGGACCGAAGCTTCAGCCTCCACGCTTGTTGAAATGCGTATGGGAGCTGCTCCTTCTGTGGGAGCACCCTTTCAAATGACAGTAGACCGGCCCTTTCTTTTTGTGATCGAAGACCGGCAGACCGGAGTCTGGCTGTTCCTCGGTGCGATTGAAAATCCGTTGTTGTCCCATTAA
- the fabV gene encoding enoyl-ACP reductase FabV, whose amino-acid sequence MIIQPKTRGFICTTAHPEGCARQIQEQIDFVKAQKKLTGPVNVLVIGASTGYGLASRITAAFGAGANTIGVFFDKAAEGARTASAGWYNSAAFEQAAAQQGLKSHSIVGDAFSDAIKTKTIDLIKAEYGTVDLVVYSVASPRRTHPVTGETFSSVIKPVGTAYTNKTMNFHTGEVSTVTIEPATEDEVRQTIAVMGGEDWGMWIDQLQEAGVLADGATTVAYSYIGPKITHPIYRDGTIGQAKNDLEQTAIALNEKLNAKGGRAFVSVNKALVTQSSSAIPVVPLYISALYKVMKEKELHENCIQQMYRLFSDHLYNGGEAAADGSHLIRIDDWEMREDVQIEVMRRWSELETGNVPELADLEGYREDFFHLFGFQTEGVDYEADTDPAVEIPNQV is encoded by the coding sequence ATGATCATTCAGCCAAAAACACGCGGCTTCATTTGCACAACCGCCCATCCGGAAGGGTGCGCCAGACAAATACAGGAACAAATTGATTTCGTAAAAGCTCAAAAGAAGCTGACTGGCCCCGTGAACGTGCTTGTTATCGGTGCTTCCACCGGATACGGGCTGGCTTCACGGATTACTGCCGCTTTCGGTGCAGGAGCGAATACCATCGGCGTCTTCTTCGATAAAGCCGCTGAAGGCGCCCGTACGGCTTCGGCAGGCTGGTATAACTCGGCCGCATTCGAGCAGGCCGCAGCACAGCAGGGCCTCAAATCCCACAGCATTGTTGGAGATGCCTTCTCCGATGCCATCAAGACCAAAACGATTGACCTGATCAAAGCCGAATACGGCACCGTCGACCTTGTGGTCTACAGCGTTGCATCTCCACGCCGTACCCATCCTGTAACGGGAGAAACCTTCTCCTCCGTGATTAAGCCGGTTGGCACCGCCTACACGAATAAGACAATGAACTTCCATACCGGAGAGGTATCCACGGTCACCATTGAACCGGCAACGGAGGATGAAGTCCGCCAGACGATCGCCGTAATGGGCGGGGAAGACTGGGGAATGTGGATTGACCAGCTGCAGGAAGCCGGTGTGCTGGCAGACGGCGCAACAACCGTAGCTTACTCCTATATTGGACCGAAGATCACCCATCCGATCTACCGGGACGGAACGATTGGCCAGGCCAAAAACGACTTGGAGCAGACAGCCATCGCACTGAATGAGAAGCTGAATGCCAAGGGCGGACGCGCTTTTGTCTCAGTCAACAAAGCACTTGTCACCCAGTCCAGTTCCGCGATTCCGGTGGTTCCACTGTACATTTCCGCTCTGTATAAAGTGATGAAGGAAAAGGAATTGCACGAAAACTGCATTCAGCAAATGTACCGCTTGTTCTCGGATCATTTATATAACGGCGGTGAAGCGGCCGCAGACGGCAGCCACCTGATCCGTATCGATGATTGGGAAATGCGCGAGGATGTGCAGATCGAAGTCATGAGACGCTGGAGCGAGCTCGAAACCGGCAATGTTCCGGAGCTTGCCGATCTGGAAGGCTACCGTGAGGATTTCTTCCACCTGTTCGGCTTCCAGACCGAAGGTGTGGATTACGAAGCCGATACCGATCCTGCGGTCGAGATTCCGAATCAGGTGTAA
- a CDS encoding FtsX-like permease family protein — MTFRQFAFRNVTRNKRLYTAYFLSSMFTVMVFFTFAIFAYHPVLSAENLQSTAVIGLSVSKWIIYVFSFFFVLYSMSAFLQSRKREFGLMMMQGMTTRQLRRMIFMENMLIGLSATAGGIGLGIVFAKGILLAGTNALALKEPLLFYFPFKAILLTLISFLLLFVLISLFISAVLRSGKLITLIKADRQPKQEPKASLLLSLLVVLLLGTSYFLSLRASGLEVVMLLAPVVIMVSVGTFLLFTQLSVYLIRKLKGRERFFWRRTNMLLLSDLSYRMKDNARSFFLVAIISTVSFSAIGALYGFQSMLNGALTQKTPYLFTYMSADGDSKARTHIQLIDQSLSKAGIAAEKTGLELKYYKAADGSQTVILVKQSEYNNVAKLMGLKPIQLAAGKAAIVDFGLSRKGEEMLHQQVKLQSGLVIEANQAVVSPAVRGFSGYYVVSDEWMGRLAQPLKVSRYYAWHGAIGQPGVQRVGGKLTYVLPYDENNKFYALEYQTSKINDSFGPLMFMGFFIGIVFFVSAGSFLYFRLYSDLDEDKQKFKAISKLGLSDKELGKILNRQIGLLFFAPIVVALVHGAVALTALSHMFQYSMFRESLLVLGLFFFIQVIYFFIVRLFYTRQIRSALAGS; from the coding sequence ATGACGTTCCGCCAGTTCGCATTCCGTAACGTCACCCGGAACAAAAGGCTGTATACCGCCTATTTCCTCAGCAGCATGTTTACGGTGATGGTCTTCTTTACCTTTGCTATTTTTGCCTATCATCCGGTGCTTAGCGCGGAGAACTTACAATCGACTGCGGTTATTGGGCTTTCGGTCTCCAAGTGGATCATCTATGTGTTCTCCTTCTTCTTCGTACTCTATTCCATGAGTGCATTTCTGCAATCGCGGAAAAGGGAGTTCGGGCTGATGATGATGCAGGGAATGACTACCCGGCAGCTGCGGCGGATGATTTTTATGGAGAATATGCTGATCGGGTTAAGCGCCACCGCCGGCGGCATCGGTCTCGGGATTGTATTCGCGAAGGGGATTCTGCTTGCGGGGACAAATGCGCTTGCGCTGAAAGAGCCGCTGCTATTCTATTTTCCATTCAAAGCGATCTTGCTGACACTGATTTCCTTTCTGCTGCTCTTCGTCCTGATCTCCTTGTTTATTTCGGCGGTGCTGCGCAGCGGTAAACTAATCACGCTCATCAAGGCGGACCGTCAGCCCAAACAGGAGCCGAAGGCTTCACTTCTGCTGTCCTTGCTGGTGGTATTGCTGCTGGGGACCAGCTACTTTCTTTCTCTTCGGGCCAGCGGTTTGGAAGTAGTGATGCTGCTCGCGCCTGTTGTCATTATGGTCTCGGTCGGTACCTTTCTGCTGTTCACACAGCTCAGCGTGTATCTGATCCGCAAGCTGAAGGGACGGGAGCGTTTTTTCTGGCGCAGAACCAATATGCTGCTGCTCTCTGATCTTTCCTACCGGATGAAGGACAATGCGCGTTCCTTTTTTCTGGTCGCCATCATCTCTACCGTTTCCTTCAGTGCTATCGGGGCATTATACGGATTTCAGTCCATGCTGAACGGAGCGCTTACGCAGAAAACTCCCTATCTATTCACCTATATGTCTGCGGATGGGGACAGCAAGGCACGAACCCATATACAGCTTATTGACCAGAGCCTAAGCAAAGCCGGAATTGCCGCCGAAAAAACGGGTTTGGAGCTTAAATATTACAAGGCTGCGGATGGCAGCCAGACAGTCATTCTGGTGAAGCAATCCGAATATAACAACGTAGCAAAGTTAATGGGGCTCAAGCCCATCCAGCTTGCCGCAGGAAAAGCCGCAATTGTAGATTTCGGGCTGTCGCGCAAGGGGGAAGAGATGCTCCACCAGCAGGTGAAGCTGCAGTCTGGGTTGGTCATCGAGGCGAATCAGGCCGTCGTTTCTCCGGCGGTACGGGGGTTCAGCGGTTATTACGTCGTCTCCGATGAGTGGATGGGCCGGCTTGCACAGCCGCTGAAAGTGAGCCGTTATTACGCTTGGCACGGGGCGATTGGACAGCCGGGAGTACAGAGGGTGGGCGGAAAACTGACGTATGTGCTTCCCTATGATGAGAACAATAAATTCTATGCGCTGGAGTATCAGACCTCGAAGATTAATGATAGCTTTGGGCCGCTGATGTTCATGGGGTTCTTTATCGGGATCGTATTTTTTGTCTCCGCCGGCAGCTTTCTCTATTTCCGGCTGTACAGCGATCTGGATGAGGATAAACAAAAGTTCAAGGCCATTTCCAAGCTGGGGCTGAGTGACAAAGAGCTTGGCAAAATATTGAACCGCCAGATCGGCCTGCTCTTCTTCGCCCCTATCGTTGTTGCGCTTGTGCACGGAGCCGTGGCCCTTACAGCGTTGTCACACATGTTCCAGTATTCCATGTTCAGAGAATCCCTGCTGGTGCTTGGCCTGTTCTTCTTCATCCAGGTCATCTACTTCTTCATTGTCCGCCTGTTCTACACCAGACAGATCCGATCGGCGCTGGCCGGATCCTAA